Proteins encoded in a region of the Malaciobacter mytili LMG 24559 genome:
- the purN gene encoding phosphoribosylglycinamide formyltransferase: MKRIGILSSHNGSGFEYIQKACEDKILDAQVVVVISNNTSAKVLQKASLYNIPNFIVNSKTYENQDLDLVITNLLKEFKCDYIFLSGYMKKIEKNLISEFKNKIINTHPALLPKFGGQGMYGRYVHEAVIKAKEKFSGVTIHFVDENYDEGEYILQKSLELSNDETVESLENKIKNLEKEAILEALKKLFN, translated from the coding sequence ATGAAAAGAATAGGAATATTATCATCACATAATGGAAGTGGTTTTGAATATATACAAAAAGCATGTGAGGATAAGATTTTAGATGCTCAGGTAGTTGTGGTTATTTCAAATAATACTAGTGCAAAAGTTTTACAAAAAGCAAGTTTATATAATATTCCAAATTTTATTGTAAATAGTAAAACATATGAAAATCAAGATTTAGATTTAGTTATTACAAACTTATTAAAAGAGTTTAAATGTGATTATATTTTTTTATCAGGATATATGAAAAAAATAGAAAAAAATTTAATATCTGAATTTAAAAACAAAATAATAAATACCCATCCAGCACTTTTACCAAAATTTGGTGGGCAAGGAATGTATGGCAGATATGTTCATGAAGCAGTAATTAAAGCAAAAGAAAAATTTTCAGGTGTTACTATTCATTTTGTAGATGAAAATTATGATGAAGGTGAGTATATTTTACAAAAATCTTTAGAATTATCTAATGATGAAACAGTTGAATCTTTAGAAAATAAAATTAAAAACTTAGAAAAAGAAGCAATTTTAGAGGCTTTAAAAAAATTATTTAATTAA